The Candidatus Thorarchaeota archaeon genome has a segment encoding these proteins:
- a CDS encoding DUF853 family protein: protein MTDGEERTGTVHSRGQRFDLQMVPRICWLLVLACTGVYYVTAYLLPLGGMLAPPAYGFKYSFEVIIVVVLCVVSMLNAAISNRAHDTRTEVQDDIVYFHLGSKFFGTTALELTSVSSSVQYETDAPPHYNTSMLLAMRSGMTKGTVTTYEVGVSGGEPFVRLLISAKSSSMDEIRETLRREAMRLEAVLVASLASVEISQIRGESLKQVISEHLIDDEGGAVRGSTGAQAEGTLLIILKGVPRVTPAVNRSQIGALLSSLLKQGCEARFSCTFSSADSRREKRRLEGEWRAIRDKEKKKNDSLGDQTRKQHLLDRYQTIQNEEGWFDVSSYMIVSTREASMGGVQDGAIGLALSIWGGNGLKIATCTKLSEALKYRMLTRRHLKPQKLYADALAAYVNTPNEQIPVVSSTPPPTFPIPHKSLVDNEIHVGWTVYGNRLLNPVGLKPEWLREHVAVLGATGTGKTTLVKRIIAELSTKTNVPWWIFDVKGSEYTELATVGADDVLVLRPGIDPAFTIDLVDAEVDTPQSTFTILRELIRERNTSSDLSPAMERLLKEAVMDMVERGKGSGSAEALVESVRRLSEEDRIGVMTRDALLNRLEVISGEPLGRVLRGGQDAVKISSLLGKRVIFDLRHIARSGGMEAARLLYNLVAKRIFDAGMKRGISPGLRHVVVLEEASNLIPESYTRSTAADVTTGESMVMLQRATGQGVIVVSTRPNVSSNVLANTATKFVFRLPYDSSLGAKLLSIDEHQERHLRSLRVGRALASIPSLEAFEVSTEPFNVEQYQVEAPRLPSERLQEEAIISRFDSQAYEEESPESDLGVKDEDREGKVSCASESHASPQDSMTSMVVPEGATEIRNHIAALLASKTYATVSEIRRMLSAVDSFTDDDFAALVHEMVSKGSIVREAIPLVEGGFVYALPGNGHRAVKRVIMDYILEGLGGCFEVQEKELEDGCSQLLVDDHAIIVFPEHLKTTSMDDTVERIRGHMSRFGNETAGLIVIVRGSVAAAKLRELMDKSDQFDAVEVISVFPSSLDKAVQDLVQRAGRASVARQEETEDSCVAREEIDTDAPSQIQSYCEVEPTRPGSVQLRLWAGLLQDFVELRGGQVRWAEALEFIETTARQSSLPRALPLSRNSGESALKRLLADEVLVAIRAGEDRRLISLDEGLWVVNGPTLTSLRESVVQALQDELKHKHGPVWRNHDEYDLCSGGVSYIVFPTQHQLNMVMRIGKGEHCRKCHSRKTVCVLTAAEYGGDDAVATPELLLRTVEEGLSAVVL from the coding sequence ATGACAGACGGAGAAGAACGCACGGGGACAGTCCATTCACGGGGTCAGCGATTTGACCTCCAGATGGTCCCAAGAATCTGCTGGCTTCTTGTACTCGCATGCACCGGGGTGTATTATGTCACCGCGTACCTACTCCCTCTGGGCGGTATGCTTGCGCCCCCGGCCTACGGATTCAAGTACTCCTTCGAAGTGATCATCGTGGTGGTGCTGTGTGTCGTTTCAATGTTGAATGCGGCAATCTCGAATCGCGCGCATGATACCCGGACAGAAGTTCAGGACGACATCGTCTACTTTCATTTGGGCAGCAAGTTCTTTGGTACAACTGCTCTGGAACTGACATCAGTCTCCTCTTCAGTGCAATATGAGACTGATGCGCCACCACACTACAACACGAGTATGTTGTTGGCTATGCGAAGCGGAATGACAAAGGGGACCGTAACAACCTATGAGGTTGGCGTATCAGGTGGCGAACCATTCGTCCGGCTCCTAATATCTGCGAAGTCCAGCAGCATGGACGAAATCAGGGAAACACTGAGAAGAGAAGCAATGAGGCTTGAGGCGGTCTTGGTTGCATCACTAGCCAGCGTCGAGATCTCCCAGATAAGGGGAGAGTCTCTCAAACAGGTCATCTCAGAACACCTGATTGATGATGAGGGTGGGGCAGTCCGGGGCAGTACGGGAGCACAGGCAGAGGGTACTCTCCTAATCATTCTGAAGGGCGTTCCTAGAGTCACGCCAGCTGTTAACCGCTCTCAGATTGGCGCTCTTCTGTCCAGTCTTCTCAAACAGGGTTGTGAAGCAAGGTTCTCGTGCACCTTTTCATCTGCAGACTCTCGTCGAGAGAAGAGAAGACTGGAAGGAGAGTGGCGAGCAATTCGGGACAAGGAGAAGAAGAAGAACGACTCCCTTGGGGACCAAACTCGCAAGCAACACCTGCTGGACAGATATCAGACAATTCAGAACGAGGAGGGGTGGTTTGATGTGTCATCCTACATGATAGTGAGTACGAGAGAGGCTTCAATGGGAGGGGTTCAGGACGGCGCCATTGGTCTAGCCCTATCCATCTGGGGCGGAAACGGTCTCAAGATTGCAACATGTACCAAACTCAGTGAGGCCTTGAAGTATAGGATGCTAACAAGGCGACACCTTAAGCCCCAGAAGCTATATGCCGATGCACTTGCAGCGTACGTGAACACACCGAATGAACAGATACCTGTTGTTTCAAGCACCCCTCCACCCACGTTTCCGATACCTCACAAGTCGCTGGTGGACAACGAGATACATGTCGGATGGACTGTGTATGGGAATCGGCTTCTGAATCCGGTCGGGCTCAAACCCGAATGGCTTAGGGAACATGTGGCTGTGCTTGGTGCCACCGGGACAGGAAAGACCACCTTGGTAAAGCGAATCATAGCCGAGCTCAGCACCAAAACGAATGTGCCTTGGTGGATCTTTGATGTGAAGGGTTCAGAGTACACCGAACTGGCAACTGTAGGTGCAGATGATGTACTTGTCCTAAGACCTGGCATTGATCCCGCGTTCACAATAGACCTCGTCGATGCAGAGGTGGATACACCCCAGTCCACGTTCACCATTCTTAGAGAGCTGATACGCGAACGCAACACATCGTCAGACTTGTCTCCAGCGATGGAGCGCCTGCTGAAAGAGGCAGTCATGGACATGGTGGAAAGGGGAAAGGGGTCGGGGTCTGCAGAAGCTCTGGTAGAAAGCGTGAGAAGACTCTCGGAAGAAGACCGCATCGGAGTGATGACCAGAGACGCACTGCTGAACAGACTTGAGGTCATATCAGGGGAGCCCCTCGGAAGAGTACTGAGAGGGGGTCAGGACGCTGTCAAGATATCTAGTCTCTTGGGAAAGCGGGTGATATTTGACCTTAGACATATAGCTCGCAGTGGAGGTATGGAGGCTGCGAGACTACTGTACAATCTGGTTGCCAAGAGGATATTCGATGCTGGCATGAAACGAGGCATATCTCCGGGACTTCGTCATGTTGTTGTACTAGAGGAGGCAAGCAACCTGATTCCCGAGAGTTATACAAGGTCTACTGCTGCCGATGTCACAACTGGCGAGTCCATGGTGATGCTGCAGAGAGCAACGGGACAAGGGGTCATTGTTGTATCGACTCGCCCCAATGTATCATCCAATGTGTTGGCAAATACTGCAACCAAGTTTGTGTTTCGCCTGCCATATGACAGCAGTCTGGGAGCGAAACTCCTGTCAATCGATGAACATCAAGAAAGGCATCTCAGATCATTAAGAGTGGGTCGCGCCTTGGCATCCATTCCTTCTCTGGAAGCATTCGAGGTGTCCACAGAGCCCTTCAATGTTGAACAGTACCAAGTTGAGGCGCCACGTTTGCCATCCGAAAGACTGCAAGAGGAAGCCATTATATCACGGTTCGATTCACAAGCATATGAGGAGGAGTCACCCGAATCGGACTTGGGAGTCAAGGATGAGGACCGCGAAGGGAAAGTATCCTGTGCATCAGAGTCTCATGCTAGTCCACAGGACTCGATGACATCAATGGTCGTGCCAGAGGGAGCCACTGAGATTCGCAATCACATTGCTGCATTGTTGGCGTCAAAGACCTATGCGACCGTGAGTGAAATCCGCCGAATGCTCTCAGCCGTGGACTCCTTTACAGATGACGACTTTGCAGCACTGGTTCATGAGATGGTGTCAAAGGGGAGCATAGTGAGAGAGGCCATTCCTCTTGTTGAGGGCGGCTTTGTCTATGCTCTGCCAGGAAATGGGCATAGAGCAGTCAAGCGCGTAATCATGGATTACATACTTGAAGGACTAGGGGGTTGCTTTGAGGTCCAAGAGAAGGAGTTGGAGGATGGATGCAGTCAATTACTCGTTGACGACCATGCCATTATCGTGTTTCCCGAACACCTGAAGACAACGTCGATGGACGACACGGTGGAGCGCATTCGAGGTCACATGAGTCGTTTTGGAAACGAAACCGCGGGGCTCATCGTCATTGTCAGGGGCAGTGTTGCTGCCGCAAAGCTGAGGGAACTAATGGACAAGTCGGATCAGTTTGATGCTGTTGAGGTAATCTCAGTCTTCCCCAGCTCGCTCGACAAGGCAGTACAGGACTTGGTACAGCGAGCTGGGAGAGCTTCCGTGGCGAGACAAGAGGAGACAGAGGACTCTTGCGTGGCGAGAGAAGAGATAGATACGGATGCTCCTAGTCAGATCCAATCATACTGTGAGGTGGAGCCTACAAGACCAGGAAGCGTACAGCTTCGTCTCTGGGCGGGTCTACTGCAGGACTTTGTTGAACTCAGAGGTGGCCAAGTCAGATGGGCGGAGGCGTTGGAGTTCATAGAAACGACTGCTCGCCAGTCAAGTCTGCCAAGAGCACTACCTCTCAGCCGGAACTCTGGAGAGAGCGCACTAAAGCGATTACTTGCTGACGAGGTCCTTGTGGCAATTCGAGCAGGTGAAGACAGAAGACTCATTAGTCTTGATGAGGGGCTTTGGGTGGTCAACGGACCTACCCTCACGAGTTTGAGGGAGAGCGTGGTCCAGGCGCTTCAGGACGAGCTGAAGCACAAACACGGTCCAGTCTGGAGGAATCATGATGAGTATGATCTGTGTTCAGGCGGCGTATCGTATATCGTGTTTCCCACGCAACACCAGCTGAACATGGTGATGAGGATTGGGAAGGGAGAGCACTGCAGGAAGTGCCACTCGCGTAAGACCGTTTGTGTTCTCACCGCTGCAGAGTATGGAGGAGATGATGCAGTTGCTACACCAGAATTGCTCCTCAGGACAGTGGAGGAGGGCCTATCTGCGGTGGTCCTCTAG
- a CDS encoding isopentenyl phosphate kinase family protein — translation MRSLTVVKLGGSVITFKDRTPPQVNKPVVERLAAELAGHNGPMIIVLGGGAHGHQPAHNYGFGDLSTTPARLVAGIPHIRHNMNILSLSIEEALLRRGVPVVSLAPFSIAKLKNGTVSLFDMERVSCALKSGLVVMTHGDVCFDSERGASILSGDSLVMLLANHFAADTVLIGTDVDGVYDQDPRLTPAARLIPVLHMDEIGHAALHAGPSVSTDVTGGMENKILELKHLTNQRAKVAVFNLAVANRLADLLAGRDTVCTIIKLGTLEDHRR, via the coding sequence GTGCGCTCTCTTACTGTTGTCAAGCTGGGAGGATCTGTAATCACGTTCAAGGACCGGACTCCTCCGCAGGTCAACAAACCTGTAGTTGAAAGACTCGCTGCGGAACTGGCAGGACATAATGGGCCCATGATTATTGTGCTTGGAGGAGGTGCTCACGGACATCAGCCAGCGCACAATTACGGATTCGGAGACTTGTCAACCACCCCAGCAAGGTTAGTGGCTGGAATACCCCATATCCGACACAACATGAACATCCTATCGCTGAGCATCGAAGAAGCGCTTCTCAGACGAGGTGTACCTGTGGTCTCACTGGCCCCTTTCTCTATTGCTAAGCTGAAGAACGGAACCGTATCGCTCTTTGATATGGAACGCGTCAGCTGTGCTCTTAAGTCCGGACTCGTGGTAATGACACATGGCGATGTGTGTTTTGATAGCGAGCGGGGCGCATCCATACTCAGCGGTGATTCACTGGTCATGCTCTTGGCAAACCATTTCGCGGCGGATACAGTGTTGATTGGTACTGATGTGGACGGCGTTTATGACCAAGACCCTCGGTTGACTCCTGCTGCCCGACTCATTCCAGTCTTACATATGGACGAGATCGGCCACGCGGCCTTGCATGCCGGTCCTTCAGTATCGACTGATGTCACTGGCGGGATGGAGAACAAGATTCTCGAACTGAAGCACTTGACCAATCAACGTGCCAAAGTGGCTGTGTTCAACCTTGCTGTTGCGAACCGTCTTGCCGACCTCCTCGCTGGGAGGGACACTGTATGTACAATAATCAAGCTCGGCACACTAGAGGACCACCGCAGATAG
- a CDS encoding 30S ribosomal protein S10 has translation MTQKARIRLSSTSTEHLDSVCNQIKRITRKTGVRMAGPIPLPTRRMVVPTRKTPCGDGTDTWDKWEMRIHKRLIDIDADPRAIRQIMRVRIPDSVYIEIELTG, from the coding sequence ATGACGCAGAAGGCAAGAATCAGACTGTCTAGCACGAGCACCGAACACCTGGACAGCGTATGCAACCAGATAAAGAGGATAACTCGAAAGACCGGTGTTCGTATGGCAGGACCGATACCACTTCCTACGCGTCGCATGGTAGTACCCACAAGAAAGACCCCTTGTGGAGATGGAACAGACACTTGGGACAAGTGGGAGATGAGGATACACAAGCGGCTCATTGACATAGATGCAGACCCCAGAGCAATCAGGCAGATAATGAGGGTTAGGATTCCTGATTCAGTATACATTGAAATAGAGCTTACTGGCTGA
- the glmS gene encoding glutamine--fructose-6-phosphate transaminase (isomerizing), producing the protein MCGIIGVVQDRNNVAPFLHQALKRLEYRGYDSVGVTTLYQGVLYTKKDKGKIDEVHRKLNLDDLPGSTGVGHTRWATHGIPSLHNSHPHFDCNGRIAVVHNGVIDNFLEIRTELLKRGHRFESETDTEVIPHLLEEYISEGLDFPDALKRVTDRIEGTYAIVAMSVSHPEMIVCTRDGNPLVIGRSEGATYVSSDIPSFLPMTRNMILLLDGEIAVLTSKGVSIRKLSDGTPVVRDPIIISWTADQAQKDGYPHFMLKEIHEQPEAIRNTLKIRDDTLDAAARIIHDAKRVYLVAMGTSGHAAMAARYMFASLSGVVPTFELASDFPDTVCESLTGGDCIIAITQSGETTDTISAAKYARGFGAKVIAVTNVVGSSITQVADHTIVTQAGPEIGVAATKTFIVQLVTLSLLSIALGRLTGFRTLEELDKKRQSLERMPEIVSEVIRRNEEHARTVAGVYHEAPSMLFLGRGVSVATAYEGALKMKEISYSHAEGYSAGESKHGPIALVEDGYPVVFVAPRDQTRNRIIGNLMEMKARGGRVISVIERGDLDLRGLSDHFFEIPEGVEPEFSTIAYVVPLQILSYYVATKRGYDPDMPRNLAKSVTVL; encoded by the coding sequence ATGTGTGGCATAATCGGTGTGGTGCAGGACAGAAACAATGTAGCGCCGTTCCTTCATCAGGCTCTGAAGCGCCTAGAGTATAGGGGTTATGATTCAGTTGGAGTGACCACGCTGTATCAAGGGGTCTTGTATACCAAGAAGGACAAGGGGAAGATTGACGAGGTCCACAGGAAGCTGAACTTGGATGACCTTCCCGGGTCAACAGGGGTGGGACACACTCGGTGGGCTACTCACGGCATACCATCACTTCACAATTCTCATCCCCATTTCGACTGTAACGGCAGAATTGCAGTTGTTCACAATGGCGTGATTGATAACTTCCTTGAGATAAGGACGGAACTGTTGAAGAGAGGGCACAGGTTCGAGTCTGAAACGGACACTGAAGTGATACCACATCTTCTGGAGGAGTATATCAGTGAAGGATTGGACTTCCCGGACGCTTTGAAGCGAGTGACGGATAGAATTGAGGGGACGTACGCAATTGTCGCAATGTCGGTTAGTCACCCGGAGATGATTGTCTGTACCCGAGATGGGAATCCACTTGTGATAGGCAGGAGTGAGGGGGCAACATATGTGTCATCTGATATCCCCTCATTCCTGCCCATGACTAGGAACATGATTCTCCTATTGGACGGAGAGATAGCAGTACTCACATCAAAGGGCGTTTCAATTAGGAAGCTCTCAGATGGCACACCAGTAGTGCGAGACCCGATTATCATCAGCTGGACTGCCGACCAAGCCCAGAAGGATGGATATCCCCACTTCATGCTCAAGGAGATACACGAGCAGCCAGAGGCCATCAGAAACACGCTGAAGATCAGGGATGACACCCTAGACGCAGCTGCGCGTATCATCCATGATGCCAAGCGAGTATACCTTGTGGCAATGGGGACGTCTGGTCATGCTGCAATGGCTGCCAGATACATGTTCGCCTCACTGTCGGGCGTGGTGCCAACGTTTGAACTTGCCAGCGACTTCCCCGATACAGTCTGCGAGTCACTGACGGGCGGGGACTGTATTATTGCTATTACACAATCTGGTGAAACCACCGATACCATAAGCGCGGCGAAATACGCCAGAGGGTTCGGGGCAAAGGTAATCGCTGTGACCAATGTAGTCGGCAGCTCAATCACACAGGTTGCGGATCATACGATAGTGACCCAAGCAGGTCCGGAGATTGGAGTTGCAGCAACGAAGACGTTCATAGTCCAACTTGTAACGCTATCACTGCTGTCGATAGCGCTCGGAAGACTGACCGGGTTCAGGACCCTAGAAGAATTGGACAAGAAACGACAGTCACTTGAAAGGATGCCTGAAATCGTTTCTGAAGTCATCAGGAGGAACGAAGAGCATGCAAGGACGGTGGCAGGAGTGTACCATGAGGCTCCGAGCATGTTGTTCCTGGGGCGAGGAGTTTCAGTGGCTACTGCGTATGAGGGGGCTCTAAAGATGAAGGAGATATCGTACAGTCATGCAGAGGGCTACTCGGCAGGCGAATCCAAGCATGGCCCCATCGCACTAGTGGAAGATGGGTACCCAGTGGTGTTTGTCGCTCCAAGAGATCAAACGAGGAATCGGATTATTGGCAATCTCATGGAGATGAAGGCAAGAGGTGGAAGGGTCATCTCAGTCATAGAGCGAGGAGATTTGGATTTGAGAGGACTCTCCGATCACTTCTTTGAGATTCCCGAGGGAGTCGAACCGGAGTTCTCTACAATTGCGTATGTGGTGCCGCTCCAAATCCTTAGCTACTACGTGGCTACCAAGAGAGGATACGACCCGGACATGCCTAGGAATCTGGCGAAGTCGGTCACTGTGCTCTAG